GCGTCCCGAGGGTGAGGCGATGGCCGATTACCTGCGCGAACAAGGGGTGCCTGAGGCGGATATTCTTCCGGAAACCCAATCGACAAGCACTCGCGAGAACATCGCACGTTCGATCGAGCTTCTCGACGAAGCCGATCGTCGTGGGCCGATCATGCTCGTGACCAGCGATTACCATGTGCTGCGTACGGCGTCGCTTGCCCGACGTATGGACGTCGACGCCCAGGTGGTGGGGTCTCGCACTGCGCGCTACTACGTGCCGAGCGCGTTCATTCGTGAGTTCGTCGCACTGCTTGTCGAGAACCGGGTTGCCACGCTCATCGCCGTCGGCACGTTCGCGGTCTTGCTCGTCGCGATCCTCGTGGGAACGCTGACGTCAGCGCTCGGCTAGTTGAGCATGTCGTCAATCACGCCTCCTGCGACCGTCCACGGATCACGGAGCGAGACATCTGTGCCACGATCCACCTCCAAGGGTCTGATATCAACAATCTCAGAACACGACGGCTATCGCTGGCATCGACGTCTAGTCAACTCCCGGGCGTGGTGCATCCACGAATTCACCTGGCCTAGCGCCCCGCCGGTTCGGCGGTTCGACTTCTGCAGCATCGAGGAATGAGCGCGCAACCACAGAACCTGAGTCATCGGCGAACCACACGATCAGGCGAGCGGGCCCCTCCCTCACTGGAACCTCAACGGTGACTGCGTCTGAGATCTCGAAGGGCCTCACGCGAACGGGTCTGGCCGAGAAGTCTGGGCGGTCAGGTACTGGGTCGATGGGCGAACCGGCGCGCGCCCAGGCAGCATGCATGGTCCCGCTCAGACCATGAGCACCGTGATGCGAAATGTGGACATCGAAAACAAGGGGCGTCGTCGGCGGTTCGATGTCCGCGCCAGCAGTGAGCGGAATGACGTCCAGTACAAGCACAGTCTCGGCGTTCACGTCAGAGGGAACGCATCCACCCCATTCCTTCACCCGCCGGTCCGTCGTGAGCAGTCCAGCATTCTCGTGCTCGACGTCGGCGATCTCCGTGTATACGTAGCCGGCGAATCTGTCGTGCCGTCGCATCTCCTGAGTCTCCCAGCGCAAATGCCAGGCGCGCTCGAGGCTGGTGAATCCCTCGCCATACTCGCCGTTGACGATGGGAATGCCGTTACGAGGGAAGTCTTCAGACCCGTACAGCGATTTGTCGACGGTGAAATCGGGGGCGAGCCTGACGGGGAACGTCTCACGTGTTCCAAGGGCGATCTCTGCCATGGCACGCTTCCACCGCGCCAGGTCGGGCTCGTAGTAGTGCCAGTCAACGAGATCACTCTTCACGTGCGACCAGCCCGAGTTCTCCACGATCGGGCGAGTACTATCAAGGGCGCTCAGCCGGTCGTATGCTCGTACCGCTGCTTCCGCGCGTGCAGGGCTGCCCGGGATGTCCCAATCGAGGCCCCATTCCTCGTTGTACAGCCCCCAGACCACGATGCTCGGGTGATTGCCATCGCGTTCCACCATGGCCGGAAGCTGCGCCTCGAACGCGTCCGCCGCTTCGGGCGAGAACCGGCTCGGGCACGCAGGCTCAGCCCAGACGAGCATGCCGGTCATGTCTGCCTCGTGCAGCCACAACGGCTCCTCAAACTTGAGGTGCTTGCGCACGAGGTTGTAGCCAAGACCGCGGGCGAGATGAATATCCTCACGAAGAGCGGCCGCGTCGGGGGCGGTCAGTCCCGTGGCGGGCCAGTACCCCTGGTCGAGAACTCCGCGCATGAAGAATCGAGCATTGTTCAGGAACAACTGCTCACCCCGCACCTCGATCCGCCGAAGCCCTGTTGTCGCAACGACACGGTCAGGAGCGCCGGTTTCGTCATCGACGGTGACTTCGACCCGATACAGGTGGGGATCGGCCGGTGACCATAGTCGGGGCTCGGCACACTCGATGCGCCCCCGATACTGACGATTCTCAACAGCGTGCAAAACCACAGATACCTGTGCGTTGCCGAGGCGCGCCGTCACTGTGGGAGAGCCGTCCGCAATTCCGACGACGGTTACGGCGATATCGATTCCCGTCAGGCTGTCGCCCCGAAGCTCGACGGTCTCGGCATAACTCGACCCGCGCGCTTCGAGCCAGACGGTCTGCCAGATTCCAGACGTGGGCGTGAAGGAGACCCCGTCATAGTCATCGCGGGGGATCGAACGCTGTTTGCCGTGCGGAATCGATCGTTTGTCAGCGGGAGCCTCGACTTCGACCGCGAGCTCAGCATCTGCACCCGGCGTGACGTGGTCAGTGACATCGATCTCGAACGATTCATAGCCGCCGATGTGCTCACCGACGACGATGCCGTTGATCCGAACAATCGCACGATGATGCACAGCACCAAAGCTCAGCACGGTTCGCGAGCCAGCCCAATCGGCGGGCGGCTGGATCATGCGCCGATATTCACCCCGTTCGAGCCATGACTGATGGATGCCCGATGCTTCAGTCTCCCAGGCGAAAGGCACGGTGATCGGTGCGGCGATTCCGTCGGCGGTGAAGTCCCATTCTCCGTTGAGCGTCAACCACCGATCAGAGCGATCACGATCGGGACGAGGATACTCGGAACGCGGGATCGTCATCGCCGCTTCGGAATCAGAGACGACGGACTGGGAGGGGGAGAGCGACATGGTCAGCCTTTCACGCTTCCTGCGAGGATGCCGTTGATGAAGTGACGCTGGAGCACAATGAAGAGCACCAGCAGTGGAATGAGTGCGACGGAACTCGCCGCGAGAAGTTCACCGGTCACGGTGGCGTAGTCAGCACCGATGCGGTTGCCCGTGATGTTCTGCGCGAGGGTCGAGAGAACAACCTGCAGAGTCGACATCTGCTCCGAGTTCGCCACGACGACGGGCCAGACGAAGTCGTTGTAGATATTCATGATTGTCAGGACGGCAAGACCAGCGAGGCCGGGGCGGATCACGGGAACGACAACACGCCAGAAGATTCCAATCTCGCTGCACCCGTCAACGCGAGCTGCATCGAGCAGTTCATCTGGGACAGCACTGATTACTTGGCGCATCCAGAAGATTGCGAACGCATCGACGGCCCCCGGCAAAATCAGCGCCTGATAGGTATTCACCCAACCGAGCGCCTTCATCTCCAGAAGCAGCGGAATGATCAAAACGATGATCGGCAGCATCAGCGTAACCAGCACTGCACCGAAAATGAGGTTCTTGCCGGGGAACTCGTACTTCGCGAATGCGAATGCGGCGAGAGGTGCGAAGATGAGCGTGATCGCGCCCTTCACAACAAGCACGACGGCGGTGTTGAAGAATCCGTGACCTATCGGCACGTCCTGGAACATGGCGACGTAGTTATCGAGCGTCCACATCGTGGGATCGAAAGACAACGGATTCCTGATGATCTCATTCGCTGGTTTGAACGCAGAGGCGAGCGCCCAGACGACAGGGGCGAGAAACCCGACCATCAGAATCAGCAGAAATATATGGCTTCCGATATGCATTCTCGGATGCCGTGACGACCGGAGTGCCTTCGACGGCGTACTCGGCGGCTGCATGACGTCGCCATTGTCCCGAGTCAGCGCGCGGTGAGCCGTATTCGTCATCGTTCAGTCCTTCGCTCTCAGCAGGCGGACAAAGAAGAGGGAGAGCACCATGACGAGAATCACCAGCAGGAACGAGTTCGCTGCCCCTGTGCCCAAGTCCGCTCGGGTGATGTGGTTGTAGAGGTAGTACCCGGCCGTCGTCGTCGAGTTGTACGGGCCTCCCTGGGTGACGACGAAGGGCTCCGCGAACATCTGGAACACGGCAAGAGTTTGCAGGACGACGGCGAACATGATCGTGCGCATCAGCAGTGGGACGGTGATGCTCCACAGCTGCCGCAATCGAGATGCACCATCGAGTTCTGCCGCCTCGTATAGCGAGTTGTCAATCGATTGAAGCCCAGAAAGCACGATGATAATGATGAATCCGGTCGTCTTCCAGAGGAAGAGCAGCGCGAGCGTCGGCTTCGACCAGAGACTCGTCGTCAGCCACCCGATTTCCGGTAGCCCGAAAATGCCGAGGACGGCGTTGATGGCGCCGTATTGTTGGTCGAACAGCACGACCCATATCTGGGCGACGGCAACCAGCGGAGTCACAAACGGCACAATGAATGCCACACGGAACATGCCGCGCATTCTGAGCTTTGCCGAGTTGAGCAGAACGGCGACGACAACCGCGAGGGCGATCTGGATGGGGACGATCAGGAGCCACAGCACACCTGAGTTACCGAGCGATGACCAGAATGCCGGACTCGTCAGCAAGTAGGTGTAATTGTCCAAGCCGATCCACTCCGCGGCACCGGTGCCGCGCCAGTTCGTGAAGCTCAGCCGCGCGGTGAAGATCAGCGGGTACACGCTGAACGCGAGGAAGATTGCCACAAACGGCGCCACGAAAACGTACGGCGCCGCTCGGCGTCTGACTTTCGCGGCTGAGGGTCGGCGCTTCAGGCTCCGGCCCGCGGAGGGGAGGGCTGTTGTCATCATTGCTGTGCGAATCTCACTGTCGATCGATCAGGTTCTTCTGAATGGCGTCAGTGGACTCGCTGATCACCTGTTCCGGCGTCAGGTCACCATCGAGCATCCGCTGAATGTCATTCCCCAGGTATTCAGCAGCGCCATTCCACCACGGTGGAATCGACGTGCCTGCCGGGATCTGCGCACCGGCCTTTGTGGCTACGGCCCAGAGATCCTGGCCTCCGAGCGCCTCGACCGGTTCAAAGAGCGGTGATTTCGGATCGGCCGCGGGAAGATACGCCGGAATCGACGTGTTCAGGCCGTCAGGGTAGACATCGTTCGGCCCCCACACCGCGGAATAGCCGGCCTCGTCGTACATCAGAAACTCGTAGAAGAGCCAAGCGAGCTCAGAGTTCTCGCCGTCTTTGGGCAGCACAAACGACGAGCCGCCCATCGCCCCGCTTCGAGCACCACCCGCTTCCCACGCAGGAAGTGGCATGGCCTTCCAGTCACCGCTCGTCTCCGGCAAGAGTTGCTGTGGCGCGAAGCTGAACCAGATCGCCCACGGGTAGAAGACCTGATTGCCGTTCTCGAGCTCGGCGATGTCTGTCGGTGTCAGATATTCGGCGCGCGTGCCAAGCCCTTCCGATTGGACGGTGTCGAGGAATGTGAGGATCTTCTTATACTCGGGGCTGTCAAGACGGAGCTCACCGTCTGCATCCGCGATCGACGTGCCCATCTGACTCGCATACATCTCGAGTTGCAGTTGACCGAGGAACCCTGACTGCTCCAGATGAATCGGATGCGACTCCGGGTTCACCCCCTGGTATTCCTTGGCGGCGTCAAGAAGATCGTCGTAGGTTTCGATGGCGCTGACATCGACGCCGGCATCTTCGAGTGCCGCGGCATTATAGAAGAGAAGGCCAGGGTCGAGATCATACGGGACACCGTAGATTCCGCCGTCGAACGAGTTCGCGTCAATCTTCTGCGGAGCGATGTCGTCGACGTACGGGTCGAGCACGTCGCTCAGATCCCAGAGATAATCGGCATAGCCGCTGACCATGGCATCGTCGAGAAAGACCCCGTCAGGAACATCGGTTCCAGTAATCAAGGTGTTCTGCAGTTTCGCGTCGATGTCGACCGCCTGATGATTGACAGTGATGTCGGGGTACTTCTCGTTGAAGTCGTCAATGACCGCATCGAAGACTTCGAAGAGGTCTCCCGAACGATCCCAGATTGTGATCTCGCCTTCTGGCTGTTCGGCGGTCGGGGCCTGAAGGCGATCGGATGCCGCTTCGCTACCGGCGCTGGTGATATCGGGGCCGCAAGCAGTCAGCGTCAGCGCTGCGACAGCTATCGCGCTCACGGCGACAAGGCGGGGGCGGCGCCGGGTCGGGTCGGGGTACATGGACACTCCTTTGTGAATTTTCCAACGTATGCAAACTTTAGCCGACGTTTGCACACGTTGCAAACGGTATGATGAGGCCATGCCAGCAACACTTCGCGATGTCGCCGAGCGCGCTGAGGTATCAGTACGCACCGTCTCAAACGTCGTGAGCGGGTACGAGCACGTCAGCAAGCGCATGCGTACCAAGGTGCTCGCCGCGATTGAGGAGCTCGATTACCGGGCCAATCCAGTGGCTCGCACTCTGCGTACCGGGCGAACCGGCATGCTCGGCCTTGTCGTACCCGAGATCACGGTGCCCTACTTCAGCGAGCTGGCTCGGGACGTAATCGACGCGGCCGCCGAGTACGGCTACCGAGTAATGATCGACCAAACAGGCCATGACCATGACCGCGAGCGACAGCTGCTCATGGGTGACGATCGCACTATGCTCTTCGACGGCCTACTGTTCAGCCCCCTCGTCACCAAGTCGGAGCTGCTCGACATGCATGGATCGACAAAAATGCCGCTTGTGCTCCTCGGGGAGCATGAGTTCGACGGTCGATATGACCACGTTGCCATCGACAATGTGGCGGCTGCAAAGGACGCCGTCGAGCATCTCGTCCAGCTCGGGCGCTCACGCATCGCCGCAATCGGCACCCAACCTCTTGAAGAGTACGCGACCCCCCTACAGCGTTCGGCCGGGTACGAAGCGGCACTTCACGATGCAGGCATGGATGTTCGACCCGAGTTTGCCACGACAGCTGCCCATTACAGCCGAGCAGACGGGTACAGCGCGGCACGCTCACTACTTGAGCGCTCTCCACAACCGGACGCCATCTTCTGTTTCTCTGATTTGCTCGCGATTGGGGCCATGCGAGCAGTCTTTGATGCTGGTCTTAGCGTTCCCGAGGACGTCGCGGTAATCGGCATCGATGATGTGGAGGAGGGAAGGTTTGCCCGGCCATCCCTCAGCACCGTCTCGCTTGACACCCCGTACATCGCCCGGGAGGCAGTGGGCCGCATCGTCACACGGATCGATGACCCGGCTACGCCTGCGGAAGAGATCGTTGCGCCCCACCGTCTCGTCGCCCGCGAAAGCACAAGTGCCAGCCAGAGCCAGTAACTGAATCCAATCGAATCACTTGCAACGTGCGCAAATTCCTGTCATTCTCCTTTGCAACGTGCGCAAAGTTGCGCACATCGAATCTTCGGAGATGATGTCGATGGAACTTCTCACAAAACACTCACGCAATTTCACGTTGCTCTCCGCCGCATTGTTGGCCGTGGCGGCAACGGCCATGGTTACGCCGGCACCGCAAGCTGTTGCCGCAGAAGACGGTTCCGTGCTGTATTCTCCGGATCTGTCGCAGCATCCGAATGGCACCGCGGGCTACCCACGAGCAATCAGTCTCGCGCACGATGATTCCGAAGCACAGACAATGCTTGCAACGTTCGCCAAGGGCGGTCACGGAAACGACACGACTCTGCCCATCTATCGCAGCAGCGACGGCGGCGAAAGCTGGTCCGAGGTTTCTGAGGTCACCTCGAATACACCAGGGTGGGACATCGAGGCCCCGACCCTCTTTGAGGTTCCGCGCGATATACCCGGGCTGAACGCTGGCGACGTGTTGGCGGCGGGGACCGCTTGGAACGTCGGAGACTACTCAACGCAGAAAGTGGAGGTGTTCCGTAGCACTGACGACGGTGCGACATGGAACTACCTTTCGTCATGCACAGAGACTTCTGCGCTACCGAACTCCTGGGGCCACGGCATTTGGGAGCCGACCTTTCTTGTGACCGACGACGACGCCCTTGCCTGCTTCATCTCGGATGAGAGACCGGCGAACAGTCCGACAAACAATCAGAAGATCGGCCACTACACCTCGATTGATGGTGGCTTGACCTGGAGCACCACATTAACCGTCGACGTTGCCTTTCCGTCGGACAATCTCGCACGACCGGGAATGCAGACATTCGCCCATCTGCCAGATGGTCGGGTCGCCATGAGTTACGAGCTCTGCCGCGACGCGACGGATGCCGACCACGCTTGCGAGGTATATCTGAAATACAGCGACGATGGTGCGAGTTGGGGCCCGGCGGACGACCCGGGCACTCTGGTGCAGACTTCTGATGAACGCCATCTCCTGCATACGCCATATGTTTCGTGGGTGCCCGGTGGCGGTTCAAACGGTACTCTGCTGATCTCAGGACAGCGCGTCGCCGCCGGCCCGACGGGAGACAAGACCGTGCTCGCCGAATCCGGATCGGTCATGTTCACGAATACAAACCTCGGCACCGGCGCGTGGACCGAAGTTTCAACACCCGTTACTGTGGACCCGACGGGCAGCTATGCTCAAGGCTCACCATCGTGCCCTGGGTACTCAACCCCCGCGATTCCGCGAGAGGACGGCCAGTCGTACCTTTACCTAGCCTCCACATGGCTCGGCCAGGGGAATCAGTGTGAGGTTCGATTTGGCATCGGTCAGGTGCCCAGCGCAACCGGGGCTGTCGTCGGCCCCGAAGGCAAGTGTCTCGATGTTGACACGAATACTGCGGTTAACGGCAACGCCGCACAGCTGTGGACTTGTGGGATCGCAAGCGGCCAAGATTGGTCTGTCCATGCCGACGGGTCAATTCGCGCGTTGGGAAAGTGCCTCGATGTAGACGCCAATGCCACCGCGAATTTCACGCCGGTGCAGATCTGGGACTGCAACGGCTCGGGAGCTCAACAATGGATGCAGCAATCAGACGGGTCACTTCTCAATCCTCAATCAGGGCGTTGCCTTGACCTTCCGGAAGGCAATACTGCCGATGGAACACACCTGCAGATATATGACTGCAACGGACTGTGGACGCAGACCTGGGCACTTCCGGCGTAGCTTTCATGTTGGAACGAATTGAGGCGAGCCCCGCGGAACGTCCAAGTTTGGACTTATGGAATGGAAGTTATGGAACCTTCAAACTGTTGGTGGCATTAATTCCATAACTTATGGAACATTTCTTCACGTAACGCCAGGCGAGCTGACGTCTACATGAGTACAAATGAAGAAGGCCGTCAAACCAGCGATACTTCTAGCGTCGAGCCCATAAGTCGACGACGGTCGCGTGACGGCGAACGGAACAAAGCTCAGTCGTAGGAGCGGGCACGCACCCAGGGGATCGGCAGCAGGTCCGCCGAGGTCACGACGCCGACCTCGCCGCCGTCAGACACGATGACACGGATGCTGGTGCCGAAGTTCGGCACCAGCTCACGGCAGACGCCACAGGGGTTGATCACAATCGGCACATCTGCAGGGTCGAGGCCGACGGCGACGATCGTCTCAACAGCATCCTCCCCGGCGATTCGCGCATTCGCGATCGCCGACGGCTCCGCGCACACGTTGACGCGCGCCGTCGACAGACTGAGACCCGTGTAGATTGCTCCGGATGTGCCTCGCGCGGCCGCCGCGACACGATGCTGCCGGGCGTCGTGCGCCCGCACCAGCACATCGGATGCTGCACGTCGCAGCTCCTCATCGGCACTCGTCAACTGCTGCATGATCGTCACCTCTCAGCTCTGCTACTCGATCCCCGTGTAGACCGTCTTCTCCCAGGTGTAGAACTCGGTCGCCGTGTGCCCCTGCTCGCGGAATGTGTTGGACGAAGAGTCCTTCACTCCCCCGAACGGCACGTGCAGGTCGAGCCCTGAGGTCGGTCGGTTCACCTTTACGACACCGGCCTGCACACGGCTGGCGAAGTCGGTCGAGTGGGTGAGGCTGTCGGTGCAGATGCCCGCAGTCAGACCGTAGGGCGAGTCGTTGATTGCTGCGAGACCCGATTCGTAGTCGTCGACGTCGAGGACCGCGACAACCGGCCCGAAGATCTCGTCCGTGGCCAACGGCGAATCGTGCGCTACATCTGTGGCGACGACCGGCGCGAAGTGAAGCCCGTCAGCACTCGCGTCACCGTAAAGCAGACGCGCGCCGGCGTCTGCGGCATCCTGAACCGCTGATACATCCTGATTAAGCTGTGCATCGCTCACGACAGGACCCATCGTCGTGCCGGCATCGAGCCCGTCACCGGGAACGTACGTGCCGGCAAGGGCAGTGAGCTCGTCGAGAAACGCCTGGCGAACGCCAGGCGTCACGTAGACGCGCGAGGTTGCTGTGCACGCCTGCCCCGTGAGACTGAATGCGCCAGCGGCAACGACATTCGCTGCCTTCTTCGCGTCGGCATCGTCGAGAACGAGCACGCCGTTCTTGCCGCCCATCTCCAGTTGGGCGCGGGCGCGACGGGCACCGAGGGTTTGCTGCAGCTGCAGCCCGACACTGGTCGACCCGGTGAACGAGAGCGCTGCGACGCGCGGGTCGCGAGCGAGCGCCTCACCCACGACGCTTCCGCGCCCGTGCACGACATTGAAGACTCCGGCAGGAAGGCCGGCGTCGTGCAGTGCCATGGCCAAGTGCGTCGCCGACATGGGGGTGATCTCGGCGGGCTTCAGTACGACTGCGTTGCCGCTGATCAGCGCGGGCGCGGTCTTCCACGCCGGAATCGCGATGGGGAAGTTCCACGGCGTGATCAAACCCACGACGCCGAGCGCCTCGCGGCGCGTGGTGACAGTGGTGTTCGGCATGCCGCTCGAAAACACCGAGCCGCTTGACGCCCAGCCGAGCGAGCCGAAGAACTGGAAGACGCCGATCGCGCGTCCCACTTCGCCCTCGGCCTCAGCGCGCGTCTTACCTTCTTCGCGCACAAGATCTTCGGCGATCTGCGGCTTGCGTTCGGTGAGCAGCTGCGCGGCCTTGAGAAGCACGGCACCGCGAACCGGCGCGGGCGTCGCGGCCCACGCGCTCTGCGCGTCGACGGCGGCTGCGATGGCGGCATCCGTCTCTGTCGTGCCTCCGACGGGCGCGAGCACGGCAACCTCGCCTGGGCGTGCGGGGTTGCGGCGTTCCTTGCCCGCGTCTCCGAAGAGTTCTCCGGCGATCAGGTGTTGAGCTACAGCGGGAGAGGTCATGATGTGTCCTTTCACGAAGATGACGAGGGGGTGTCAGAGAGAGCGGACGAGGCCACCGTCGACGCGCAGTGCGACGCCGGTGATGTATGCGGCTTGTCCGCTGCACAGGAAGGCTCCGGCCGCGCCGAACTCGTGTGGTTCGCCATAGCGTTCGGCGGGAATCGCCTGCTGCGAACGGCGCGCGGCCTCGGCAGGCTCGATGCCCTGGCGCTCGGCTTGTGCTGCATCGAGCTGCGCAACGCGATCTGTGGCGATGCGCCCGGGCAGCAGCAGATTGACGGTGACGCCGTCTGCGGCGACCTCTGCGGAGAGCGTCTTAAGGTAGCCAGCCAGCGCAGCTCGCCCGAGATTGGATGACGCGAGATTGGCGATCGGCGACACAATGCCGCTGGACCCGACGGCGAGGATGCGTCCCCAGCCACGGTCGCGCATTCCCGGAAGCACGCGCGACACGAGGTCGTGACCCGGAGCGACGAGCCGCTCGAATGCGTCAGCAACGTCGTCCGCTGATGCATCGGCTGCCGTTCCGGGGCGCGGGCCCGGCCCGTTGATCACCAGCACGTCGATGGGGCCGAACGCGCTCGTCGCGGTCTCGATCGCCGCGGCACGGGACTCGCCGTCAGTGACGTCGAGTTCGATGCCTACGCCTGCGGGCAGGCCCGCCGCGATCTGCTCGGCGAGATCGCCGCGCCGGCCGGTGACAGCGACATTCGCTCCCTCGGCTGCGAGCGCCTCCGCGATCGCACGCCCGAGCCCACCGGTGGATGCCGCGACAAACGCGGTCTTGCCGTGCAGCTGCAGATCCATCAGCGCACCTCCTGCGCATCGAGTTCCACCAAATGGTCGGCGGCTATCTCATCGAGTTCGTTCGGGAATTTGACGGCGGGTGCGCGAACGGCAGCCGAGGTGAAGAGCCCCCGCCGGCGGAACAGCTCCTTGCGAAGAGCGAGAGCGATGCCGGGCTGCTGTTCGAAGTTGATCAGCGGCAGGTACGGCACCAGCTCCGCTCGAGCTGCTTCGGCATCACCCGCCAACCAAGCCGAGACGCAGCTGACAAGCGCTTCCGGGAAAGAAAACCCGGTCATCGCCCCGGCAGAACCGGCGGCAAGCTCGTCGAGCAACCCCTGCCCTCCGAGTCCGCCGAAGACGGAAACCTCGACGCTCGCCGTGATGCGGGCGATCGCAACGGCCGTCGGCGGTGCTTCCGCCTTCACCGCTGAGACGAACGGGCTCGCCTCCACGACGGCAATCAGGCTGTCTGTCGAGATGGAGATGCCGCTGGACTTCGGGTAATCCTGCAGCACGACAGCTGCGCCTGTCGCCGCGTGGATTCGCCTCAGATGCTCGATCACGACGGCAGAGCTGCCGGAGTTCGCCTGAACCATGACGGCCTGCAGACGGTCACCGACCGTTGCCTGCGCGTTTTCGATCTCTGAAATCGCCGGTGCGGTCGCGAGAGAGGTGATCCCGGCGACGATCGGCAGTCGGCTGTGCTCGGCGACGACGCCGAGCACCTGCATCCGCTCCGCCGCAGTCAGCGCGGCGGCCTCGCCGAACACGCCGAGCACGGTGAGACCGGCGGCCCCGACCGATTCGTAGAACTGCACGAGACGCGCGAGGCTCGCCTCGTCAATCTCGCCGGCATCCGTGAATGGTGTGGCGACGACCCCCCACACTCCGCGTGCGAGCGGGTCGACGCGCTGTTCGGAAATACCCTGCTGCGTCATGCGATCACTTCCCCGGCCAGATTGGTTTGCGCTTCTGCTGGAATGCGGCGACACCCTCGGCCGAGTCTTCGCTGTCGAGCGCGTCAACAAGTGCGGGCAACCGCATCGCCCGCGCTTCGTGCGCCGTGAGATGGGCCGTGCGCGACACCATCTGTTTAACGGCTCTCACCGATGTTGGCGCACAGGCGAGAATCTGCTCGATCCACCGCTCGACTGCCTCGTCGAGCTCGCCTGCAGTGACGACCTCATTGACGAGACCCATCCCCTGCATCTCCTCTGCCGGCGCCTTGCGCCCGGTGAGCAGAAGGCTCATCGCCTGCGTGTACGGAACTCGACGCACCAGCTGATGGATGCCGCCATCCAACGCGAGGCGGCCGACACGCGGTTCGGTGAGCCCGAACTGGGCGCGATCGGCCGCCACAACGATGTCGGCGCCGAGCACGATCTCCATGCCGCCCCCGAGAGCGTAGCCGTTCACCTTCGCGATCACGGGAACATCGAGCGTCGTGCGCAGACTCAGCCCGCCGAAGCCGTTGGGGTCGAGCTCGGCCCAGTACTGAAGACCCGTCTTGTCAACGGCATCCGCCGACATGTCGGCTCCAACGCAGAATGCCTTCTCTCCGCCCCCTGTGACGACGACGAGACGCACTCGGTCATCGGCTTCGATCGTTGCCCAGATCTCGTTGAGCCTGTCGTGCGTTGCCCGATCGACGGCATTAAGCACGCGCGGCCTATCGATGATCACGGTGGCGACACCGCGATCGTCGACGTCGAACCTGACCTCGTCGGCCTGTGTATCGTCGGTCATTTCAGCACCCCCAGTTCATGCAGACGGCGAATTTCGTCGTCGTCGAAGCCATTCTCCGCAAGGATCTCATCGTTGTGCTCTCCCAGGCGGGGAGCAACCCGGCGCACCGTCGCGGGTGTGTGCGAGAGATGAATCGGCGCGTTCAGCGTGCGGAAAGTGCCGGCGGTCGGGTGCTGCGACTCGACGATCATTCCGTTTGCCGCCGTCTGCTCATCGTCCAGTGTTTCGGCCAGCGTGCGCACGGGTGCATTGAGCAGGCCCTCTGCCTCGAGCCTCTCCGTCCAATACGCAGTGCTGTTGGTGGCA
The Paramicrobacterium chengjingii DNA segment above includes these coding regions:
- a CDS encoding ABC transporter substrate-binding protein — translated: MYPDPTRRRPRLVAVSAIAVAALTLTACGPDITSAGSEAASDRLQAPTAEQPEGEITIWDRSGDLFEVFDAVIDDFNEKYPDITVNHQAVDIDAKLQNTLITGTDVPDGVFLDDAMVSGYADYLWDLSDVLDPYVDDIAPQKIDANSFDGGIYGVPYDLDPGLLFYNAAALEDAGVDVSAIETYDDLLDAAKEYQGVNPESHPIHLEQSGFLGQLQLEMYASQMGTSIADADGELRLDSPEYKKILTFLDTVQSEGLGTRAEYLTPTDIAELENGNQVFYPWAIWFSFAPQQLLPETSGDWKAMPLPAWEAGGARSGAMGGSSFVLPKDGENSELAWLFYEFLMYDEAGYSAVWGPNDVYPDGLNTSIPAYLPAADPKSPLFEPVEALGGQDLWAVATKAGAQIPAGTSIPPWWNGAAEYLGNDIQRMLDGDLTPEQVISESTDAIQKNLIDRQ
- a CDS encoding glycoside hydrolase family 2 protein, giving the protein MSLSPSQSVVSDSEAAMTIPRSEYPRPDRDRSDRWLTLNGEWDFTADGIAAPITVPFAWETEASGIHQSWLERGEYRRMIQPPADWAGSRTVLSFGAVHHRAIVRINGIVVGEHIGGYESFEIDVTDHVTPGADAELAVEVEAPADKRSIPHGKQRSIPRDDYDGVSFTPTSGIWQTVWLEARGSSYAETVELRGDSLTGIDIAVTVVGIADGSPTVTARLGNAQVSVVLHAVENRQYRGRIECAEPRLWSPADPHLYRVEVTVDDETGAPDRVVATTGLRRIEVRGEQLFLNNARFFMRGVLDQGYWPATGLTAPDAAALREDIHLARGLGYNLVRKHLKFEEPLWLHEADMTGMLVWAEPACPSRFSPEAADAFEAQLPAMVERDGNHPSIVVWGLYNEEWGLDWDIPGSPARAEAAVRAYDRLSALDSTRPIVENSGWSHVKSDLVDWHYYEPDLARWKRAMAEIALGTRETFPVRLAPDFTVDKSLYGSEDFPRNGIPIVNGEYGEGFTSLERAWHLRWETQEMRRHDRFAGYVYTEIADVEHENAGLLTTDRRVKEWGGCVPSDVNAETVLVLDVIPLTAGADIEPPTTPLVFDVHISHHGAHGLSGTMHAAWARAGSPIDPVPDRPDFSARPVRVRPFEISDAVTVEVPVREGPARLIVWFADDSGSVVARSFLDAAEVEPPNRRGARPGEFVDAPRPGVD
- a CDS encoding carbohydrate ABC transporter permease, whose protein sequence is MTNTAHRALTRDNGDVMQPPSTPSKALRSSRHPRMHIGSHIFLLILMVGFLAPVVWALASAFKPANEIIRNPLSFDPTMWTLDNYVAMFQDVPIGHGFFNTAVVLVVKGAITLIFAPLAAFAFAKYEFPGKNLIFGAVLVTLMLPIIVLIIPLLLEMKALGWVNTYQALILPGAVDAFAIFWMRQVISAVPDELLDAARVDGCSEIGIFWRVVVPVIRPGLAGLAVLTIMNIYNDFVWPVVVANSEQMSTLQVVLSTLAQNITGNRIGADYATVTGELLAASSVALIPLLVLFIVLQRHFINGILAGSVKG
- a CDS encoding LacI family DNA-binding transcriptional regulator codes for the protein MPATLRDVAERAEVSVRTVSNVVSGYEHVSKRMRTKVLAAIEELDYRANPVARTLRTGRTGMLGLVVPEITVPYFSELARDVIDAAAEYGYRVMIDQTGHDHDRERQLLMGDDRTMLFDGLLFSPLVTKSELLDMHGSTKMPLVLLGEHEFDGRYDHVAIDNVAAAKDAVEHLVQLGRSRIAAIGTQPLEEYATPLQRSAGYEAALHDAGMDVRPEFATTAAHYSRADGYSAARSLLERSPQPDAIFCFSDLLAIGAMRAVFDAGLSVPEDVAVIGIDDVEEGRFARPSLSTVSLDTPYIAREAVGRIVTRIDDPATPAEEIVAPHRLVARESTSASQSQ
- a CDS encoding carbohydrate ABC transporter permease, translating into MMTTALPSAGRSLKRRPSAAKVRRRAAPYVFVAPFVAIFLAFSVYPLIFTARLSFTNWRGTGAAEWIGLDNYTYLLTSPAFWSSLGNSGVLWLLIVPIQIALAVVVAVLLNSAKLRMRGMFRVAFIVPFVTPLVAVAQIWVVLFDQQYGAINAVLGIFGLPEIGWLTTSLWSKPTLALLFLWKTTGFIIIIVLSGLQSIDNSLYEAAELDGASRLRQLWSITVPLLMRTIMFAVVLQTLAVFQMFAEPFVVTQGGPYNSTTTAGYYLYNHITRADLGTGAANSFLLVILVMVLSLFFVRLLRAKD